From the genome of Nitrospirota bacterium:
GGAGAACAGGCAAGGAGCTGTTTGAATTGTAAGAAGATTAAAAAGGTTCTCGGCTGGAAACCAGGGGTTCCTATTAAAGAAGGGCTTTCAAAGACTGTGGACTTTTTCAGAGGAGGTCTTTAAAGACCTTAATCCCCTGCTAAGGTTATTGAATTCACATTATTTACAGGGATTGTTATCCACTGGTTATCTCCCTGAAGTTCGATATTCTCTTCAGTCACCTCAATAAGAATTCCGCAATATTCAATTTCTCCTGCATGTATCCTGACACGTTTGCCTGTCATTTCGATTAAGTTATTCACTCGAAAACCACCCCATCCCCACCCTAACCCTCCCCTTGAAGGGGAGGGAACAAACTTAGTACCCTCTCCATCAGGGAGAGGGTCCGGGTGAGGGTGGGGTACTCATTGCCATTTATGAGTCGAATGCTCATTCTGTTTTACCTAACTTCTTACTTCTAACCTCTTGCTTCTTACTTCTGCTTACTATCTAAATATTTTCCCCGGATTCAATATGTTATTCGGATCAAACACCTTTTTAATCTCCTTCATAATCCCAATCACCCTCTCGCCCTTCTCCATTGAAAGGTAGGGTGCCTTTGTAAGCCCTATGCCATGTTCGCCGGAGATGCTTCCATCTAATCTGATGGTTGCCTCAAAAAGGGATTTTACAGCCTCCATAGCCCTTTTGTATTCGTCCTTATCCCTGTCATCTATCATAACATTTACATGGAGATTACCGTCTCCGGCGTGTCCGAATGTAACTATCTGAAGATTATGTTTTGATGCAATCTCACCAATCTCATGCACGAGGTCAGACAATCTGCTCCTCGGTACAACTACATCCTCATTTATCTTAGTTGGATTTATCTTGTAGAGGGCAGGAGAAATCGCCCTCCTCGCCTTCCATAATCTCTCCCGATCATTCACAGAATCTGCTATCTCAACATTTAATGCCCCGGCCCTCAAACATATATCCCTAACATTCTGCAGTTCTACTGCAACTATATCCTGTTTACCATCAAGTTCAATTATTACCATTGCCCCGCTGTTTTCCCGTACGCCAACCGGAAGAAGCTCTTTTACAACCCTTATAGATTCCCTGTCCATAAATTCAAGCACAAGCGGTTTTACTGAGGACTTTAAGATGTGATCAATTGCAGACACAGCGCTATGAAGGTCAGGGAAAACTGCTGCAGCAGTAACAATCTTTTCAGGCAATGATGCAAGCCTTACGATGGCCTTTGTTATAACTCCCAATGTCCCTTCTGAACCTACTATCAGCCTTGTAAGATCATATCCTGCGGTACTGCGTGTTGTCTTTGTCCCTGTAGATATTATCTCACCTGTAGCCATAACCAGCTCTAATCCCATCACATAATCTTTTGTTGTACCATATTTGATCCCTCTTGCACCGCCGGCGCCTGTTGAGATGTTTCCGCCGATTGTGCA
Proteins encoded in this window:
- a CDS encoding FAD-binding protein, whose translation is MVTEEVIDNLQKIVGRESVITDKESLLCYSYDATRIEVLPELLLRPKSSEEVASILKIANKEKIPVVPRGSGSGFAGASVPVTGGIVLSLQNMDRIIEINKDDSYAIVEPGVITKDLQKAAESEGLFYPPDPSSVNFCTIGGNISTGAGGARGIKYGTTKDYVMGLELVMATGEIISTGTKTTRSTAGYDLTRLIVGSEGTLGVITKAIVRLASLPEKIVTAAAVFPDLHSAVSAIDHILKSSVKPLVLEFMDRESIRVVKELLPVGVRENSGAMVIIELDGKQDIVAVELQNVRDICLRAGALNVEIADSVNDRERLWKARRAISPALYKINPTKINEDVVVPRSRLSDLVHEIGEIASKHNLQIVTFGHAGDGNLHVNVMIDDRDKDEYKRAMEAVKSLFEATIRLDGSISGEHGIGLTKAPYLSMEKGERVIGIMKEIKKVFDPNNILNPGKIFR